Proteins found in one Myxococcota bacterium genomic segment:
- the carA gene encoding glutamine-hydrolyzing carbamoyl-phosphate synthase small subunit, whose amino-acid sequence MSGKPPAAGRLVLADGTIYRGEAFGAVAVGVGEVCFNTSLTGYQEIVTDPSYAGQIVAMTYPQIGNVGTNPEDEESRRPFLSGFIAKEVFAPSNWRSNEDLDAYLARHGVPGLAGIDTRALVRRIRDGGAQVGVLSTDPAEQDEAKLLERARQDPGLDGRDLAAEVTCDASYRWDEGRWPGIDGQVPRSSRPEPLRKLVAYDFGIKRNILRLLVEQGFDVHVVPAATPADEVLAMDPDAVFLSNGPGDPAAVAGVREHVRTLAESVPMFGICLGHQILGLSLGGTTRKLLFGHHGGNQPGQDLATRKVAICAENHGYAVDADSLRAAGEPVRVTHVNLNDGTVEGLAHETRPLFSVQYHPEASPGPHDAAYFFERFREMVDRHVAGEKVTGAEIASGAAGA is encoded by the coding sequence ATGAGCGGAAAGCCGCCCGCAGCAGGGCGACTCGTGCTGGCCGACGGCACGATCTATCGCGGCGAGGCCTTCGGCGCCGTCGCGGTGGGGGTGGGCGAGGTGTGCTTCAACACCTCGCTGACCGGGTATCAGGAGATCGTCACGGATCCGTCCTACGCGGGTCAGATCGTGGCGATGACCTATCCGCAGATCGGCAACGTGGGCACGAACCCGGAAGACGAAGAGAGCCGGCGTCCCTTCCTGTCGGGCTTCATCGCCAAGGAGGTGTTCGCCCCCTCGAACTGGCGCTCGAACGAAGACCTCGACGCCTACCTCGCCCGTCACGGCGTACCCGGGCTGGCCGGGATCGACACCCGCGCCCTGGTGCGACGGATCCGCGATGGGGGCGCCCAGGTCGGCGTCCTGTCGACGGACCCGGCGGAGCAGGACGAGGCGAAGCTGCTCGAGCGCGCGCGCCAGGATCCGGGCCTCGACGGCCGGGATCTCGCCGCGGAAGTGACCTGCGACGCGTCCTATCGCTGGGACGAGGGCCGCTGGCCCGGAATCGACGGTCAGGTGCCGCGCTCCTCGCGCCCCGAGCCCCTGCGAAAGCTCGTGGCCTACGACTTCGGGATCAAGCGGAACATCCTGCGCCTGCTGGTCGAGCAGGGCTTCGACGTGCACGTGGTTCCGGCGGCGACCCCGGCGGACGAGGTGCTCGCCATGGACCCGGACGCCGTCTTCCTCTCCAATGGCCCGGGCGATCCGGCGGCGGTCGCGGGGGTCCGCGAGCACGTGCGGACGCTCGCCGAGAGCGTGCCGATGTTCGGCATCTGCCTCGGGCACCAGATCCTCGGGCTCTCCCTCGGCGGGACGACCCGCAAGCTGCTCTTCGGGCACCACGGCGGGAACCAGCCCGGGCAGGACCTGGCGACGCGGAAGGTCGCAATCTGTGCGGAGAACCACGGCTACGCGGTGGACGCCGACTCGCTGCGCGCGGCCGGTGAGCCGGTGCGCGTCACCCACGTCAACCTGAACGACGGAACGGTGGAAGGGCTCGCCCACGAGACCCGGCCGCTCTTCTCGGTCCAGTACCACCCAGAGGCGTCGCCGGGACCCCACGACGCTGCCTATTTCTTCGAACGCTTCCGCGAGATGGTGGATCGACACGTGGCAGGCGAAAAGGTGACCGGGGCCGAGATCGCCTCCGGCGCGGCGGGAGCCTAG
- the carB gene encoding carbamoyl-phosphate synthase large subunit translates to MPRRADIETILVIGAGPIVIGQACEFDYSGSQGCKALREEGYRIVLVNSNPATIMTDPEFADRTYVEPMTVDSLERIIAHERPDVILPTLGGQTALNLTIALHEAGVLERYGVGLIGAQLEAIHKAEDRDEFRLAMEKIGLKMPQSGYARSLDDARRIVQDTGIPAIIRPSFTLGGTGGGIAYSMEEFEKIVEWALSQSPNHTCLVEQSVLGWKEYELEVMRDCADNVVIICSIENFDAMGVHTGDSITVAPAQTLTDREYQELRDASLAIIREIGVDTGGSNIQFGVDPKDGSIVVIEMNPRVSRSSALASKATGFPIAKIAAKLAVGYTLDEIRNDITRETPASFEPSIDYVVTKTPRFTFEKFPGVDDTLTTQMKSVGEAMAIGRTFKESLQKALRSMEIGHAGLEPPEVKDDAELWAGIERPHAARLWYVAEALRRGATVDELYARSALDPWFLRNIEEIVQWEKDLAAAPESERARWLRGAKQRGFSDRRLADLWGISEDAVRALRHEHDVLPVYKRVDTCAAEFVAHTPYLYSTYEDECEAEPTDRRKIMILGGGPNRIGQGIEFDYCCVHASFALADAGYETIMVNCNPETVSTDYDTSDRLYFEPLTLEDVLSIVDKEKPEGVIVQFGGQTPLKLAVALEQAGVPILGTPPEAIDRAEDRERFEALLEQLELKRPPAGLARSDDEAVQVAERIGYPVLVRPSYVLGGRAMEIVHDEASLRDYMTYAVQASPEHPILVDRFLADATEVDVDAICDGDRVVIGGIMEHIEQAGVHSGDSACSLPPYSLTKPVIDEILESTRKLALELGVRGLMNVQYAVKDSALYVIEVNPRASRTVPFVSKAIGKPLAKLAALVMSGEKLESLGFVDEVWPRHYSVKEAVFPFVKFPGADTLLGPEMKSTGEVMGIDSDFGRAFAKSQIQAGNPLPQEGTVLVSVKAEDREAIAPIARDLWEAGFSVLATPGTAASLAEAGVAAESVPKVGRGGPNERDTVERIEAGDVSLVINTVASDPTAVRDSASLRRTALLRSVPYFTTVAAARAGASAVRALQAESIGVRALQEIHAAT, encoded by the coding sequence ATGCCGAGACGAGCAGACATCGAGACGATTCTCGTGATCGGCGCCGGGCCGATCGTGATCGGCCAGGCCTGCGAGTTCGACTACTCGGGCTCTCAGGGATGCAAGGCGCTCCGCGAAGAGGGCTACCGCATCGTGCTGGTCAACTCGAACCCGGCCACGATCATGACGGACCCCGAGTTCGCCGATCGCACCTACGTCGAGCCGATGACCGTCGACTCGCTCGAGCGCATCATCGCCCACGAGCGCCCCGACGTGATCCTGCCGACGCTCGGCGGCCAGACGGCGCTCAATCTGACGATCGCGCTGCACGAGGCCGGTGTGCTCGAGCGCTATGGGGTGGGGCTGATCGGTGCCCAGCTCGAGGCGATCCACAAGGCCGAAGACCGCGACGAGTTCCGGCTGGCGATGGAGAAGATCGGTCTGAAGATGCCCCAGTCGGGCTACGCCCGATCGCTGGACGACGCCCGCCGCATCGTCCAGGACACGGGCATCCCGGCGATCATCCGGCCGAGCTTCACCCTCGGTGGGACCGGCGGCGGCATTGCCTACTCGATGGAGGAGTTCGAGAAGATCGTCGAGTGGGCGCTCAGTCAATCGCCGAACCACACCTGTCTGGTCGAGCAGAGCGTGCTCGGCTGGAAGGAGTACGAACTCGAGGTGATGCGCGACTGCGCCGACAACGTCGTCATCATCTGCTCGATCGAGAACTTCGATGCGATGGGCGTCCATACCGGCGACTCGATCACGGTGGCCCCGGCCCAGACCCTGACCGACCGGGAATACCAGGAGCTGCGCGACGCCTCCCTCGCCATCATCCGCGAGATCGGGGTCGATACCGGCGGGTCGAACATCCAGTTCGGCGTCGATCCGAAGGACGGCAGCATCGTCGTGATCGAGATGAACCCGCGGGTTTCGCGCTCGTCGGCACTCGCGTCGAAGGCGACCGGCTTCCCGATCGCCAAGATCGCCGCGAAGCTCGCCGTCGGATATACGCTCGACGAGATCCGCAACGACATCACCCGGGAGACGCCGGCGAGCTTCGAGCCGTCGATCGACTACGTCGTCACGAAGACCCCGCGCTTCACCTTCGAGAAGTTCCCGGGCGTGGACGACACCCTGACCACGCAGATGAAGTCGGTCGGCGAGGCGATGGCGATCGGCCGGACCTTCAAGGAGAGCCTCCAGAAGGCGCTGCGCTCGATGGAGATCGGCCACGCCGGCCTCGAGCCGCCCGAGGTGAAGGACGACGCCGAGCTCTGGGCCGGGATCGAGCGACCCCATGCGGCACGTCTCTGGTACGTCGCCGAGGCGTTGCGGCGCGGGGCCACGGTCGACGAGCTGTACGCACGCTCCGCCCTCGACCCCTGGTTCCTCCGCAACATCGAAGAGATCGTCCAGTGGGAGAAGGACCTCGCCGCCGCGCCGGAGAGCGAACGCGCGCGCTGGCTGCGGGGCGCGAAGCAACGCGGTTTCTCGGACCGGCGGCTGGCGGATCTCTGGGGTATCTCGGAGGACGCGGTGCGCGCGTTGCGACACGAGCACGACGTGTTGCCCGTCTACAAGCGCGTCGACACCTGCGCCGCCGAGTTTGTCGCCCACACGCCGTACCTCTATTCGACCTATGAGGACGAGTGCGAAGCGGAGCCCACGGACCGCCGCAAGATCATGATCCTGGGGGGCGGGCCGAACCGGATCGGGCAGGGGATCGAGTTCGACTACTGCTGCGTCCATGCCTCCTTCGCACTCGCCGACGCGGGCTACGAGACGATCATGGTCAACTGCAACCCCGAGACCGTCTCGACGGACTACGACACGAGCGACCGGCTCTACTTCGAGCCGCTCACCCTCGAGGACGTGCTCTCGATCGTGGACAAGGAGAAGCCCGAAGGCGTGATCGTCCAGTTCGGCGGCCAGACCCCGCTGAAGCTGGCCGTCGCCCTGGAACAGGCCGGCGTACCGATCCTCGGGACGCCGCCCGAAGCGATCGACCGCGCCGAGGACCGCGAACGCTTCGAAGCGCTCCTCGAGCAGCTCGAGCTGAAGCGGCCGCCGGCGGGACTCGCGCGCAGCGACGATGAAGCCGTGCAGGTCGCCGAGCGGATCGGCTACCCGGTGCTCGTGCGGCCCTCCTACGTGCTGGGCGGCCGGGCCATGGAGATCGTCCACGACGAGGCCTCCCTGCGCGACTACATGACCTACGCCGTGCAGGCGTCGCCCGAGCATCCGATCCTCGTCGACCGTTTCCTCGCCGACGCGACGGAGGTCGACGTCGACGCGATCTGCGACGGCGATCGCGTGGTGATCGGTGGGATCATGGAACACATCGAGCAGGCGGGCGTCCACTCGGGCGATAGCGCTTGCTCGCTGCCCCCGTACTCGCTGACGAAGCCGGTGATCGACGAGATCCTGGAATCGACCCGCAAGCTCGCCCTGGAGCTCGGCGTGCGGGGACTGATGAACGTCCAGTACGCCGTGAAGGACAGCGCACTCTACGTCATCGAGGTGAACCCGCGGGCCTCGCGAACCGTTCCCTTCGTCTCGAAGGCCATCGGGAAACCGCTGGCGAAGCTCGCGGCGCTGGTGATGTCGGGCGAGAAGCTGGAGTCGCTGGGCTTCGTCGACGAGGTCTGGCCCCGACACTATTCGGTCAAGGAGGCGGTTTTCCCCTTCGTGAAGTTCCCCGGTGCCGACACTCTGCTCGGGCCCGAGATGAAGAGCACGGGCGAGGTGATGGGCATCGACTCCGACTTCGGCCGGGCCTTCGCGAAATCCCAGATCCAGGCCGGGAATCCGCTGCCTCAGGAAGGCACGGTGCTGGTCTCGGTGAAGGCCGAGGATCGAGAGGCGATCGCGCCGATCGCGCGCGATCTCTGGGAGGCCGGCTTCTCGGTGCTCGCCACGCCGGGCACGGCCGCGTCGCTGGCCGAGGCGGGCGTGGCCGCCGAGTCGGTGCCGAAGGTCGGGCGTGGCGGACCGAACGAGCGGGACACGGTGGAGCGTATCGAGGCCGGTGATGTGTCCCTGGTGATCAACACGGTCGCGAGTGATCCCACGGCAGTCCGGGACTCGGCGTCCCTGCGGCGCACGGCGCTGCTGCGATCGGTGCCGTACTTCACCACGGTGGCGGCGGCCCGTGCCGGTGCCAGCGCCGTCCGGGCGTTGCAGGCCGAGAGCATCGGGGTGCGCGCGTTGCAAGAAATCCACGCCGCGACATGA
- the recG gene encoding ATP-dependent DNA helicase RecG, which produces MEGSPSQLALEAVLRPLEFAARDDYAQLDRVVDLAASLEQAADRASHGAVPVELRKAYRAVRDAFRKASKPGAERAAVERALTVLAPFARPEFAREALNQPPSVLPGLGPRRAELLAKRGIRSVEDLLYRLPASYDDRRHLDTIGSLQVGRHATFVARVLGSGFAGWRGRGGRGGRLFEAVVGDETGTVQLKWFRGTEALERTVAKGALLLVTGDVKRYRFSLELQHPEVELLQAEPDEGADPEVPRRIVPRYATPDGLHPRALRRAVAKAVADFSDLVPGRLPDALVQERSLPTPAEALRALHLPDLDADAVALSDARSPGHERLILEELYLLELGLALRRDRQARAPGLALQTQGPRLTAALRGLPFRLTGAQQRVWKEIAGDLARPHPMSRLLEGDVGSGKTVLAYLAAVAVAESGHQTALMAPTELLAEQHYRTLCSLAKGSALRIALLTSSVTTGHAEAIKADLAAGEVDLVVGTQALLQEPVGFRSRGLVVVDEQHRFGVKQRAALRGRETYRPHTLVMTATPIPRTLAMTLHGDLDLSVLDELPPGRQPVQTLLLRAGEGREVVRAIREATARGEQVYVVYPLVEESERLDLRSASESAERIASAFPDLRVDLVHGRLDAEARSAAMGRFERGETQLLVSTTVVEVGVDVPNATLMVIEHAERFGLAQLHQLRGRVGRGKKPGTCLLVARGASEGSEARLAAMLETTDGFTIAEADLRIRGPGEFLGTRQHGRLPDLRIADLLRDRRWLAVARETAHDTVRRDPGLERDPALREAVTLRWGEPLALSEVG; this is translated from the coding sequence GTGGAGGGGAGTCCGAGCCAGCTGGCCCTCGAGGCCGTGCTTCGCCCGCTGGAGTTCGCGGCACGCGACGACTACGCGCAGCTGGATCGCGTGGTGGACCTCGCGGCGTCGCTCGAGCAGGCGGCAGATCGCGCCTCGCACGGCGCGGTGCCGGTCGAGTTGCGGAAGGCGTATCGGGCGGTCCGGGACGCGTTCCGCAAGGCCAGCAAGCCGGGCGCAGAACGCGCGGCGGTCGAGCGTGCACTGACGGTGCTCGCTCCCTTCGCGCGGCCGGAGTTCGCTCGAGAAGCCCTGAACCAGCCGCCGAGTGTGCTTCCGGGGCTCGGACCCCGCCGGGCGGAACTACTGGCGAAGCGTGGCATTCGGAGCGTCGAAGATCTCCTCTACCGGCTACCGGCGAGCTACGACGACCGCCGTCATCTCGACACGATCGGGTCGCTCCAGGTCGGCCGCCACGCCACCTTCGTGGCGCGGGTGCTCGGGAGCGGCTTCGCGGGATGGCGCGGTCGGGGAGGGCGGGGTGGCCGGCTCTTCGAAGCGGTCGTGGGCGACGAAACGGGCACGGTGCAGCTCAAATGGTTCCGCGGCACCGAAGCCCTCGAGCGGACCGTCGCGAAGGGAGCGCTCCTGCTCGTGACGGGGGACGTGAAGCGCTACCGCTTCTCGCTCGAACTCCAACACCCCGAGGTCGAGCTGCTCCAGGCCGAACCCGACGAGGGGGCCGATCCCGAGGTGCCGCGGCGCATCGTGCCCCGCTATGCGACGCCCGACGGCCTGCATCCGCGCGCACTGCGGCGGGCCGTCGCGAAGGCGGTCGCGGATTTTTCGGATCTGGTACCGGGAAGGCTGCCCGATGCGCTGGTCCAGGAGCGATCGCTACCGACGCCCGCGGAAGCCCTGCGCGCGCTTCACCTGCCCGACCTCGACGCCGACGCCGTCGCCCTGAGCGATGCGCGCTCCCCTGGCCACGAGCGCTTGATTCTCGAAGAGCTCTATCTCCTCGAGCTCGGGCTCGCGCTCCGACGCGACCGTCAGGCGCGCGCGCCCGGCCTGGCCCTACAGACCCAGGGCCCGCGGCTGACGGCGGCGCTGCGCGGCTTGCCGTTTCGCTTGACCGGCGCGCAGCAGCGCGTCTGGAAGGAGATCGCGGGGGATCTCGCGCGCCCCCATCCGATGAGTCGGCTGCTGGAAGGAGACGTGGGCAGCGGCAAGACCGTCCTCGCCTATCTCGCGGCGGTTGCGGTGGCCGAGTCGGGACACCAGACCGCGCTGATGGCGCCGACCGAGCTTCTCGCCGAGCAGCACTACCGAACGCTGTGCTCGCTCGCGAAGGGGAGTGCGCTGCGCATCGCGCTCCTGACTTCCTCGGTGACGACGGGCCACGCCGAAGCGATCAAGGCCGACCTGGCGGCCGGCGAAGTCGACCTGGTCGTCGGGACCCAGGCACTCCTGCAGGAGCCGGTCGGGTTTCGCAGCCGGGGGCTGGTCGTGGTCGATGAACAGCACCGCTTCGGCGTGAAGCAGCGTGCCGCCCTGCGCGGTCGGGAGACCTACCGGCCCCACACCCTGGTGATGACGGCGACCCCGATCCCGCGCACCCTCGCCATGACGCTCCACGGCGACCTCGACCTCTCGGTCCTGGACGAGTTGCCGCCCGGACGTCAGCCGGTCCAGACGCTGCTGCTCCGGGCGGGCGAGGGGCGCGAGGTGGTGCGCGCAATTCGCGAAGCCACCGCGCGCGGCGAGCAGGTGTACGTGGTGTATCCACTGGTCGAGGAGTCCGAGCGCCTCGATCTGCGCTCTGCGAGTGAGTCGGCAGAGCGCATCGCGAGTGCGTTCCCGGATCTGCGCGTCGACCTGGTCCACGGTCGGCTCGACGCTGAGGCGCGGTCCGCGGCGATGGGACGCTTCGAGCGTGGAGAGACCCAGCTGCTCGTCTCGACCACGGTGGTCGAAGTCGGTGTCGACGTCCCGAATGCGACCTTGATGGTGATCGAGCACGCCGAGCGTTTCGGACTGGCCCAGCTGCACCAGCTGCGTGGCCGGGTGGGGCGGGGCAAGAAGCCGGGCACCTGTCTGCTGGTGGCGCGGGGCGCGAGCGAAGGCAGTGAAGCGCGCCTGGCCGCGATGCTCGAGACGACGGACGGCTTCACGATCGCCGAGGCCGACCTCCGGATTCGCGGGCCGGGGGAATTTCTGGGGACCCGCCAGCACGGGCGTCTCCCGGATCTGCGGATCGCGGATCTCTTGCGGGATCGACGCTGGCTGGCCGTCGCGCGCGAGACCGCCCACGACACGGTGCGCCGGGATCCGGGCCTCGAGCGCGATCCCGCGCTGCGCGAGGCCGTGACCCTGCGTTGGGGCGAGCCCCTTGCCCTCTCCGAAGTGGGCTGA
- a CDS encoding vWA domain-containing protein: MSTNPTRRPVWQAGLLVALIAATAWAAGENPRIPTPPTPNPPPVTPPVTTPSETPRVEVAFVLDTTGSMSGLIEGAKQKIWSIANQLASGQPRPEVRMALVGYRDRGDAYVTRVFPLTDDIDAIDAELRAFQAAGGGDTPESVNQALHEAVYHLDWSSDKDVYRVIFLVGDAPPHMDYPNDVPYTKTMAAARKFGIVVNTIQCGGYASTTPIWQEIASVGGGQFAAIRQDGGMLALATPMDEELSRLNAELAGTMVPYGKVEERAELEAKRDAAVAAAPSKAAARLGFLSKLGGRLNAGRKDLVDAIASGSTSLDALEDEALPEPLQELAPAEREAYVKEKQETRQRLQTKIDALSVERDAYVKKEQARRAAEGEGDGFDAEVLETVREQAAKAGIAYE; this comes from the coding sequence ATGTCCACGAACCCGACTCGACGACCCGTCTGGCAGGCCGGCCTGCTGGTCGCCCTGATCGCCGCGACCGCCTGGGCGGCCGGCGAGAACCCGCGCATTCCCACCCCACCGACCCCGAACCCGCCCCCGGTGACGCCCCCGGTGACGACGCCCTCCGAGACTCCTCGGGTCGAGGTGGCCTTCGTCCTCGACACCACCGGCTCGATGTCGGGCCTGATCGAAGGCGCGAAGCAGAAGATCTGGTCGATCGCGAACCAGCTCGCGAGCGGCCAGCCCCGCCCCGAGGTCCGCATGGCCCTGGTCGGCTATCGCGATCGCGGCGACGCCTACGTGACCCGGGTATTCCCCCTGACCGACGACATCGACGCGATCGATGCCGAGCTGCGTGCCTTCCAGGCGGCGGGCGGCGGCGACACGCCCGAGTCGGTCAACCAGGCGCTGCACGAGGCGGTGTATCACCTCGACTGGTCGAGCGACAAGGACGTCTACCGCGTGATCTTCCTGGTGGGCGACGCCCCGCCCCACATGGACTACCCGAACGACGTTCCCTACACGAAGACCATGGCCGCCGCTCGCAAGTTCGGCATCGTCGTGAACACCATCCAGTGCGGCGGCTACGCGTCGACCACGCCGATCTGGCAGGAGATCGCGAGCGTCGGTGGTGGTCAGTTCGCCGCCATTCGTCAGGACGGCGGTATGCTGGCCCTGGCCACGCCGATGGACGAGGAGCTTTCCCGTCTCAACGCCGAACTAGCCGGCACCATGGTGCCCTACGGCAAGGTCGAGGAGCGCGCCGAACTCGAGGCGAAGCGCGACGCGGCCGTGGCCGCCGCACCGAGCAAAGCGGCGGCGCGCCTGGGCTTCCTCTCGAAGCTCGGGGGCAGGCTCAACGCGGGGCGGAAGGACCTCGTGGACGCGATTGCGTCGGGCAGCACCAGCCTCGACGCTCTCGAAGACGAGGCCCTGCCCGAGCCGCTCCAGGAGCTCGCGCCCGCCGAGCGCGAGGCCTACGTGAAGGAGAAACAGGAAACCCGCCAGCGGCTCCAGACGAAGATCGACGCGCTGAGCGTCGAGCGCGACGCCTACGTCAAGAAGGAGCAGGCACGCCGGGCGGCCGAAGGCGAAGGCGACGGCTTCGACGCCGAGGTGCTCGAGACCGTGCGCGAGCAGGCGGCGAAGGCCGGCATCGCCTACGAGTAG
- a CDS encoding HIT family protein encodes MQDGCIFCQIVAGAAPAHVVYEDARILAVLDLFPVAEGHTLIIPKAHAENVFEARSEDLAGVMAASKPLAHAIRAAFTPDGLGVYQLNGAAAGQTVFHYHMHLIPRREGAGLALHSRVQGEADALEAVAVRIREALAGTL; translated from the coding sequence GTGCAAGACGGCTGCATCTTCTGCCAGATCGTGGCGGGCGCGGCACCCGCCCACGTCGTCTACGAGGACGCGCGCATCCTGGCCGTCCTCGACCTGTTCCCCGTGGCGGAGGGGCACACCCTGATCATTCCGAAGGCCCACGCCGAGAACGTCTTCGAGGCCAGGTCCGAAGACCTGGCGGGCGTGATGGCGGCTTCGAAACCGCTGGCCCACGCGATCCGTGCCGCGTTCACACCGGATGGCCTCGGCGTCTACCAGCTGAACGGCGCTGCCGCCGGTCAGACGGTCTTCCACTACCACATGCACCTGATCCCCCGACGCGAAGGGGCCGGGCTCGCGCTGCACTCTCGGGTGCAGGGCGAGGCCGACGCCCTGGAGGCGGTGGCGGTCCGGATCCGGGAGGCGCTGGCCGGGACGCTCTGA
- a CDS encoding acetyl-CoA acetyltransferase — translation MSDDRTPVVIGVGSVVQREADPSAAVEPVALMAQALEAAAADAGSREWLETADALAIPRGFWDYPDPGRWVAETIGAKQARTQFAQVGVLQTTLFAKACTAIAAGEREVVLVAGGEAKWRAAQAARAGVEAPVTDQGDVSPDEVWTPAAEIIHPAELAAHLGMPVRQYAVIENALRAHEGLSLSAHRDEVAEVWSGMSRASVENPDAWTREFFPPEAIRDAAAGNRMLAFPYTKRHNSQWNVDQAAGLVFTSVARARAAGVSESQWVYPRAIAESNFMLPLAERAALHRCVGFAVAGETALAAAGLGIDEIAHRELYSCFPAAVRVQQRELGLDLTAPVTLGGGMAFAGGPLNSFVLQAAVRMAQTLRTSGGHGLLTAVSGMLTKQGVSVWSTTPGPGFSADDVSTEVERQTERRTVVADYQGPATVAGHTVVFEGDQPSHTLVIADTPSGERAVGFQAGGALAERAQREELAGVPVSFGPEGVAAG, via the coding sequence ATGAGTGACGACCGCACGCCCGTCGTGATCGGGGTCGGCTCGGTGGTTCAGCGCGAAGCGGACCCGAGCGCAGCGGTGGAACCCGTGGCGTTGATGGCCCAGGCGCTCGAGGCAGCGGCAGCCGATGCCGGCAGCCGCGAATGGCTCGAGACGGCCGACGCGCTGGCCATCCCGCGTGGCTTCTGGGACTACCCAGACCCCGGTCGCTGGGTGGCCGAGACGATCGGTGCGAAGCAGGCGCGCACCCAGTTCGCCCAGGTTGGCGTACTACAGACGACTTTGTTCGCGAAGGCCTGTACGGCGATCGCCGCGGGGGAACGCGAGGTGGTGCTCGTCGCCGGGGGCGAGGCGAAGTGGCGCGCGGCGCAAGCGGCGCGGGCCGGGGTGGAGGCCCCGGTCACCGATCAGGGCGACGTGTCGCCCGACGAGGTCTGGACGCCGGCCGCGGAGATCATCCATCCGGCCGAGCTCGCCGCCCACCTGGGCATGCCCGTACGCCAGTATGCGGTGATCGAGAACGCGCTGCGCGCCCACGAAGGGTTGAGCCTCTCCGCCCACCGCGACGAGGTGGCCGAGGTATGGTCGGGCATGAGCCGCGCGTCGGTGGAGAATCCGGACGCCTGGACCCGCGAGTTCTTTCCGCCCGAGGCGATTCGCGACGCGGCCGCCGGCAACCGGATGCTCGCCTTCCCCTACACGAAGCGGCACAACAGCCAGTGGAACGTCGATCAGGCCGCCGGCCTCGTGTTCACTTCGGTGGCGCGGGCTCGGGCCGCCGGTGTGTCCGAGTCGCAGTGGGTCTACCCGCGCGCGATCGCCGAGTCGAACTTCATGTTGCCCCTGGCCGAGCGGGCGGCGCTGCACCGCTGCGTCGGGTTCGCCGTCGCGGGCGAGACGGCGCTCGCCGCGGCCGGTCTCGGGATCGACGAGATCGCCCACCGCGAGCTCTACAGCTGTTTCCCGGCGGCGGTCCGCGTGCAGCAGCGCGAGCTCGGTCTGGACCTCACAGCGCCCGTGACCCTCGGCGGCGGCATGGCCTTCGCGGGGGGACCGCTCAACAGTTTCGTGCTCCAGGCCGCGGTGCGCATGGCCCAGACGCTCCGAACGTCCGGGGGACACGGCCTCCTGACCGCCGTCAGCGGCATGCTCACGAAACAGGGCGTCAGCGTCTGGTCGACGACGCCGGGCCCTGGGTTCTCGGCCGACGACGTGAGCACCGAGGTCGAGCGCCAGACCGAACGGCGCACGGTCGTGGCCGACTATCAGGGTCCCGCCACGGTCGCTGGGCACACGGTGGTCTTCGAGGGCGACCAACCGTCCCACACCCTCGTCATCGCCGATACGCCGAGCGGCGAGCGCGCGGTCGGGTTCCAGGCCGGCGGCGCGCTGGCAGAGCGCGCGCAACGTGAGGAACTCGCCGGTGTGCCCGTGTCCTTCGGCCCCGAAGGAGTGGCGGCGGGCTAG